In Desulfobacter hydrogenophilus, the genomic stretch TCGCTGATTTTCTGCCAAGGAGATCAATCTTTTCCATTGCTTCCTGGATATAATTTTCCCCAAAATCCCTGTGACCTGCATCCATGGCCTCCTGGACCATTTCAGGCGGTTTTCTTTTGCTCACTGCAATAAGGGTCACTTTGGATGCATCCCGTCCGCTTCTTTGCGCGGCAGCACATATGTCATCATTAATTTTTTTTATATTGGATTGAATCTGCATTACTATTTTTCTTCCTTAAAACTGATTGCCCCCAAATACATCAGGGCATCAATGAGTTCACACACGGGCAGGCCGACAACGTTGGTATAAGATCCGGATATCTCTTTAACCAAAAAGGCCCCAATGCCCTGTATTCCATAGCCTCCTGCCTTGTCATAGGGTTCTTTTGTGTCTGCGTACCAGTTGATCTCATCATTGGACAGTGCTTTAAACCGCACCCGGGTGTTTACAAACCGGGTAACGACATCATCGGCATCCGGTCTGGTGATGGTGAAGGCGGTAAATACATTGTGTTCTCTGTTGCTGAGCCGGCTTAACATGGCAACTGCCTGCCGGTGGCCGGTAGGTTTACCTAAAATTGTATCATCAACCGCCACAATTGTGTCGGCCCCAATAGTCCAGGCATCAGGATAGTTCACGGCCACGGCTTGGGCCTTGGTTTTTGACAATAAACCAACATAGTTTTCGGGTGCCATACCTGGATCTACTTTAGATTCGTCAATATCAGCCACATGAATTTTGAAATCTATACCAGCCTGGATCATAAGCTCTTTTCGGCGGGGTGAACCCGAGGCAAGAATAATGTTCTCTTTGTTGATCGTTTTCATGGTTTTTATGTATCATAATTAGTGTCCATCCAAAAGTAGCCTTTTTGCCCAATTTCTTGGTTGGATGAAATTTTTTATTTCCTGACAGACATTAATGTATGAATTGCGAACCGCAATTTGCCGTATTTAAAAGAAACACGCCCGATCCAGGATCGTCCATAAGCGCCTAAGATTTGCTGTCTTGAAATATAACATATTTATTTCTATCCTTTTTGGCCTCGTACATAGCTTTGTCGGCGCATTGCAAAAGCGTTTCAGCATCGGTGCTGTCCGAAGGATAAAAGCTGATACCAATACTTGTTGTTACAAAATCAATAGTTTGTGATTTCAGATAAAAGGGCGGGACCATGACATCTAAAATCCGTTGGGCGATTATATCGGGTGTTGGATCCTGGGGACTGGTTAAAATGATGGCGAACTCGTCACCACCAAGACGGTAAACCAGATCCGTATCTCTAAGGACTTTTTTGACCCGTTGGGCAAACTCTTTCAGTAAATGATCTCCGGCATGATGACCAAACGTGTCGTTTACCTTTTTAAACTTATCAAGATCCAAATACATCACGACTCTCTGCTGTTTGTAACGGTCTGCATACAACAACTCCTTTTCAAGGTCTTCATGAAATGCCTTTCTGTTCAAAAGCCCGGTTAATGAATCGTGGTAAGCCATATACAAAAGTCTTTTGGAAGATTTCTTTTGTTCGGTGACGTTTTTTGATATTCCGCGAAATCCGATAGTTTTTCCCTTATTATCCTTAATCAGAGAAACCGATGACTCCAGATATGTTTTTTGACCATTTTCAAGTTCGAATTCCGTCTCCATGGAGCTTACTGGGATGCCTGTTTTATACAAATGTTGAAATGTATTAAATGCTTTTTCAGCAGCGGATTCATCCAGCAGTTGACGATAATTCACCTTGCCTAACGCCTCTTTATCATAGTTAAAAATTTTGGACAGGGCGTCATTGTGAAACGTTATAGTGCCTGCAAGATCCACCTCAAAATAGGCGTCTTCAATTGACTCAAGGATTGCACGATCCCGTTCCGTGCTGACCCTGACAGATTCTAATATCAGGTTTATTTGTGTGGAGAGATCAGATAATTCATCTTTTCCAGTTGTTTTTGTTTTTGCAGACAGGTTACCGGTACTTGTAATCTCTTTAACGTCACTGTTTAATCGAATCATCCGTGACAACACCGTGATTTCAAGGAAAATGAAAGTGGTAATAATGAAGACCAGACCGGTTATAAGCAATGAATAGATAAGATAACGCATATTGCTTTTACCCTGGAAGTAAATTCTGCGTTCCTTGTCTATCCCCAGCATGAGTATGGGGGTGCCGGTTAAATCCGTCAGCAATGAATAAGCCCCAATGGTATTTTTATCCAAGAGTATAATGGCAACCTTATTCTCCAAAGTTAAAGACTGCTTTGCCTTTTTAAATCGTTCGGAAAGTGAAGGACCGTCCAGCCTTTCAAATGCAACCGACAGATTTAGCAGAGAAGCCAGTCTTTTAATCTCCGGGGCATTTAAATATCTTCCGGCAATCAGTGTGCCCATTACAGGGCCTTTACGTTGACTGGTAAGGATTGGTGCAGACGCAAGGAAACTGGGGTT encodes the following:
- a CDS encoding diguanylate cyclase domain-containing protein, with translation MIIYSITSEILLGGYAKLEKENILLSMDQAIKIIDNELVHLQSIVGEWAACNDTYFFVQHKNQKYIDDNLMDSTLANLHVNFLLFINTAGEIVYCKYFNPETGRGETCPESIKKYLSFDGSFLLRNKSKKEALAGLAILPENPSFLASAPILTSQRKGPVMGTLIAGRYLNAPEIKRLASLLNLSVAFERLDGPSLSERFKKAKQSLTLENKVAIILLDKNTIGAYSLLTDLTGTPILMLGIDKERRIYFQGKSNMRYLIYSLLITGLVFIITTFIFLEITVLSRMIRLNSDVKEITSTGNLSAKTKTTGKDELSDLSTQINLILESVRVSTERDRAILESIEDAYFEVDLAGTITFHNDALSKIFNYDKEALGKVNYRQLLDESAAEKAFNTFQHLYKTGIPVSSMETEFELENGQKTYLESSVSLIKDNKGKTIGFRGISKNVTEQKKSSKRLLYMAYHDSLTGLLNRKAFHEDLEKELLYADRYKQQRVVMYLDLDKFKKVNDTFGHHAGDHLLKEFAQRVKKVLRDTDLVYRLGGDEFAIILTSPQDPTPDIIAQRILDVMVPPFYLKSQTIDFVTTSIGISFYPSDSTDAETLLQCADKAMYEAKKDRNKYVIFQDSKS
- a CDS encoding Maf family protein, which codes for MKTINKENIILASGSPRRKELMIQAGIDFKIHVADIDESKVDPGMAPENYVGLLSKTKAQAVAVNYPDAWTIGADTIVAVDDTILGKPTGHRQAVAMLSRLSNREHNVFTAFTITRPDADDVVTRFVNTRVRFKALSNDEINWYADTKEPYDKAGGYGIQGIGAFLVKEISGSYTNVVGLPVCELIDALMYLGAISFKEEK